Proteins encoded together in one Rhinopithecus roxellana isolate Shanxi Qingling chromosome 3, ASM756505v1, whole genome shotgun sequence window:
- the LECT2 gene encoding leukocyte cell-derived chemotaxin-2: MFSTKVLLLAGLISTALAGPWANICAGKSSNEIRTCDHHGCGQYSAQRSQRPHQGVDILCSAGSTVYAPFTGMIEGQEKPYQNKNAINNGVRISGRGFCVKMFYIKPIKYKGPIKKGEKLGTLLPLQKVYPGIQSHVHIENCDLSDPTAYL; this comes from the exons ATGTTTTCCACCAAAGTCCTCCTTTTGGCTGGTCTGATTTCTACCG CACTGGCAGGGCCGTGGGCTAATATATGTGCTGGCAAGTCTTCCAACGAGATCCGGACATGTGACCACCATGGCTGTGGACAGTACTCTGCTCAAAG AAGTCAGAGGCCTCACCAGGGTGTGGACATCTTGTGCTCTGCTGGATCTACTGTGTATGCACCATTCACTGGAATGATTGAGGGCCAGGAGAAACCttatcaaaacaaaaatgctatCAATAATGGTGTTCGAATATCTGGAAGAG gtttttgtGTCAAAATGTTCTACATTAAGCCAATTAAGTATAAAGGTCCTATTAAGAAGGGAGAAAAACTTGGAACTCTATTGCCCTTGCAGAAAGTTTATCCTGGCATACAGTCGCACGTGCACATTGAAAACTGTGACTTGAGTGACCCTACTGCATACCTATAA